A genome region from Deinococcus sp. KNUC1210 includes the following:
- a CDS encoding ABC transporter substrate-binding protein, producing the protein MKKYILTALLGAALAGSASAATLVYGNNGDPVSLEPGNITDGISITVQRQIYDTLVDFKDGTTDPVPGLAVSWKSNPDATSWTFNLRKGVKFQDGTPFNADAVVFNWKRWWDPKDPTGYRDQGRTYEIMGDLLGGFKGDKTAVIKDIVKVDDNTVRFDLTGGNSDFPVVIGSGYFGLASPTAVKEQGAKYGTPASTPVGTGPFTFVSWKTGDNITLKANPNYWGAKARVDTLVVRSIKDASQRLNELKAGTIDFASDLTPDSLAAVKADKTLTAVMKPSFNVGFVSMNNKNPILAKQAVRTAISMAINKKAIADAFWGGLAVSNASFLPPVMAWANNSAVPGDYKYDPAAAKKMLADAGYANGFSVDLWYMPVSRPYFPTPKPIAEAIAADLSAIGIKVNLKTEDWAKYLQDRNKEPGFDMYMIGWTGDYGSPDNFYGAYYGANASDDINYNPPALQTLLEQGRAALTRDAKAKVYGQLHKLTYDAAYRIPMVHSQPLAAARTYVKNWVPSPLGSEAWNKVILIGKK; encoded by the coding sequence ATGAAGAAATACATCCTGACGGCCCTGCTGGGCGCAGCACTCGCAGGCAGCGCCTCGGCCGCCACCCTGGTCTACGGCAACAACGGCGACCCGGTCAGCCTGGAACCCGGCAACATCACCGACGGCATCAGCATCACGGTGCAGCGCCAGATTTACGACACCCTGGTCGATTTCAAGGACGGCACCACCGATCCCGTCCCCGGGCTGGCCGTGAGCTGGAAGAGCAACCCCGACGCCACGAGCTGGACCTTCAATCTCCGCAAGGGCGTGAAGTTTCAAGACGGCACGCCGTTCAACGCCGACGCCGTGGTGTTCAACTGGAAGCGCTGGTGGGACCCCAAGGACCCGACCGGCTACCGCGATCAGGGCCGCACCTACGAGATCATGGGCGACCTGCTGGGCGGCTTCAAGGGCGACAAGACAGCCGTGATCAAGGACATCGTGAAGGTGGACGACAACACCGTGCGCTTTGACCTGACCGGCGGCAACTCCGACTTCCCGGTGGTCATCGGCTCGGGCTACTTCGGCCTCGCGTCACCCACCGCCGTGAAGGAGCAGGGAGCCAAGTACGGCACCCCCGCCAGCACCCCGGTCGGCACCGGCCCCTTCACCTTCGTCAGCTGGAAGACCGGCGACAACATCACGCTGAAGGCCAACCCCAACTACTGGGGAGCCAAGGCCCGCGTCGATACGCTGGTCGTCCGCAGCATCAAGGACGCCTCGCAGCGCCTGAACGAGCTGAAGGCTGGCACCATCGACTTCGCCTCTGACCTGACGCCCGACAGCCTGGCTGCGGTGAAGGCCGACAAGACCCTGACCGCCGTCATGAAGCCCAGCTTCAACGTGGGCTTTGTCAGCATGAACAACAAGAACCCGATCCTGGCGAAGCAGGCAGTGCGCACGGCGATCAGCATGGCGATCAACAAGAAGGCCATTGCCGACGCCTTCTGGGGCGGCCTCGCGGTCAGCAACGCCAGCTTCCTGCCGCCGGTCATGGCCTGGGCCAACAACAGCGCCGTTCCCGGCGACTACAAGTACGATCCCGCCGCTGCCAAGAAGATGCTGGCCGACGCGGGGTACGCCAACGGCTTCAGCGTGGACCTGTGGTACATGCCCGTGTCGCGTCCGTACTTCCCCACTCCCAAGCCGATTGCCGAGGCCATCGCCGCCGACCTCTCGGCCATCGGTATCAAGGTCAACCTGAAGACCGAGGACTGGGCCAAGTACCTGCAGGACCGCAACAAGGAACCCGGCTTCGACATGTACATGATCGGCTGGACGGGTGACTACGGCAGCCCTGACAACTTCTACGGTGCGTACTACGGTGCCAACGCTTCCGACGACATCAACTACAACCCGCCCGCTCTTCAGACGCTGCTGGAACAGGGCCGCGCCGCCCTGACCCGCGACGCCAAGGCCAAGGTCTATGGCCAGCTTCACAAGCTGACCTACGACGCGGCCTACCGCATTCCGATGGTGCACAGCCAGCCGCTGGCCGCTGCCCGCACCTACGTCAAGAACTGGGTTCCCAGCCCTCTGGGCAGCGAGGCCTGGAACAAGGTCATCCTGATCGGCAAGAAGTAA
- a CDS encoding ABC transporter ATP-binding protein, which produces MAEASVLNRASGAAGAQPMLELKDIHTYYGHIHALKGISLEVMQGEIIALIGGNGAGKTTTLRTVSGMQKPRSGTLTYMGKNIAGSRPDTIMLQGMSHVPEGRRIFGQLTVRENLEIGAYTVTDRALINQRIQEGFEFFPRLKEREKQLGGTLSGGEQQMLAIARALMVAPKLLLLDEPSMGLSPKFVEAIFDIVERLNKERGTTILLVEQNASMALGIAQRAYVLQTGEIRLQGPAADIANNESVRKAYLGED; this is translated from the coding sequence ATGGCTGAAGCGTCGGTACTGAACAGGGCAAGCGGCGCAGCAGGCGCTCAGCCGATGCTGGAGCTGAAGGACATCCACACCTATTACGGGCATATTCACGCCCTCAAGGGCATCAGCCTGGAAGTGATGCAGGGCGAGATCATCGCGCTGATCGGCGGCAACGGCGCGGGCAAGACCACCACGCTGCGGACTGTCAGCGGCATGCAGAAGCCTCGCAGCGGCACGCTCACCTACATGGGCAAGAACATCGCCGGGTCGCGCCCCGACACCATCATGTTGCAGGGCATGAGCCACGTGCCGGAAGGTCGGCGCATCTTCGGACAGCTGACGGTGCGCGAGAATCTGGAAATCGGGGCCTATACCGTCACCGACCGCGCCCTGATCAATCAGCGCATTCAGGAAGGCTTCGAGTTTTTCCCGCGCCTGAAAGAGCGCGAGAAGCAGCTCGGCGGCACGCTGTCGGGCGGTGAACAGCAGATGCTGGCAATTGCCCGCGCCCTGATGGTGGCTCCGAAACTGCTGCTGCTCGACGAACCCAGCATGGGCCTGTCACCCAAGTTCGTGGAAGCGATCTTCGACATCGTGGAGCGCCTGAACAAGGAGCGCGGCACCACCATTCTGCTGGTGGAGCAGAACGCCAGCATGGCGCTGGGAATCGCGCAGCGGGCGTATGTGCTTCAGACTGGCGAGATCCGGCTTCAGGGGCCAGCCGCCGACATCGCCAACAACGAGAGCGTCAGAAAAGCCTATCTGGGCGAAGACTGA
- a CDS encoding ABC transporter ATP-binding protein produces MSAPTQKTTSQKAPISRAPAGSGSVLSVSGLTKTFGGLLAVNSVNLEVPRASIVSVIGPNGAGKTTFFNMITGIYEPDAGSILLDGVDLVGLRPDQVTSAGIARTFQNIRLFASMTAEENILVGRHPRLKANYVDALFRTKRFHEDEASAREAAAVLLDFVGLKRASQELSTSLPYGDQRRLEIARALATNPKVILLDEPAAGMNPRETETLKALIRAIRDELGVTVVLIEHDMRLVMTLSEHITVLNYGAKLAEGLPHEIRNNPEVMEAYLGRGAAAGEYGKEGANG; encoded by the coding sequence ATGAGTGCGCCCACGCAGAAAACCACGTCTCAGAAGGCACCGATCAGCCGCGCACCCGCCGGGTCCGGCAGCGTCCTGAGCGTCAGTGGCCTGACCAAGACCTTCGGCGGTCTGCTGGCAGTGAACAGCGTGAATCTGGAAGTGCCGCGTGCCAGCATCGTCTCGGTGATCGGGCCAAACGGCGCGGGCAAGACCACCTTCTTCAACATGATCACCGGCATCTACGAGCCCGACGCGGGCAGCATCCTGCTCGACGGCGTCGATCTGGTGGGCCTGCGCCCCGATCAGGTGACGTCGGCAGGCATCGCCCGCACCTTCCAGAACATCCGGCTGTTCGCCTCGATGACGGCCGAAGAGAATATTCTGGTGGGCCGTCACCCGCGCCTGAAAGCCAATTATGTTGACGCGCTCTTCCGCACCAAGCGCTTTCACGAGGACGAGGCGAGTGCGCGTGAGGCGGCGGCAGTGCTGCTCGACTTCGTGGGCCTGAAGCGGGCCAGTCAGGAGCTCTCGACCAGTCTTCCCTACGGCGACCAGCGTCGGCTGGAGATTGCGCGCGCGCTGGCGACCAATCCGAAGGTGATCCTGCTCGACGAACCGGCCGCAGGCATGAACCCCCGCGAAACCGAAACGCTCAAGGCACTGATCCGCGCCATCCGTGACGAACTCGGGGTGACAGTGGTGCTGATCGAGCACGACATGCGTCTGGTCATGACGCTTTCGGAGCACATCACGGTGCTGAACTACGGAGCAAAACTCGCGGAAGGGCTGCCGCACGAGATTCGCAACAACCCCGAAGTGATGGAAGCCTATCTGGGACGCGGGGCCGCCGCCGGAGAGTACGGCAAGGAGGGGGCCAATGGCTGA
- a CDS encoding branched-chain amino acid ABC transporter permease → MTALSRTPNLRPSTPDRTVALIVYTVVTSLLLFLALGDLTDSVKFPSVITSGVFLLFLGSLLLAYQWKANNIAKLLVGAFVLLIAIPDVGRLNGSYFDLAIQMCIFAALALGLNIVVGQAGLLDLGYVAFFAVGAYVWGIFGSGQFQQIVQSNLPYTPMGVGDWLIPLILTLLGVAGYLWMKSIDRAHPGAKKPQGAQRAARSLSILLIVIGVAGVLTLIATLINAAVSSYYGAHAPSLTALATGINPNFFWLFIFIAVATAAISGVLIGLPVLKLKGDYLAIVTLGLGEVIRVFANNLTKYTNGPQGITSITTAPVSWVDKIAVALKFPPEQFKLFFLYFLVLVIIAVVITVNVRLGRSNIGRAWVAIREDELAAQAMGVPLVKTKIMAFATGASFAGVMGVIFAAKQQFISPESFSYLQSIGVLTMVILGGMGNIAGVILGAIVVTWINLSVLPGLSETIQSSFPGLNSNLDPAKYNRLLFGVILVLMMLFRPEGLLPSARQQAMLHENDDTDPAESSLNADGALGGALGTGATGMPDVESPGMSPRLENRTTGEKK, encoded by the coding sequence ATGACCGCACTTTCCCGCACCCCGAATCTGCGGCCCAGCACGCCTGACCGCACCGTTGCGCTGATCGTCTATACCGTGGTCACCTCGCTGCTGCTGTTTCTGGCACTGGGCGACCTGACCGACAGCGTCAAGTTCCCGTCGGTCATCACCTCGGGCGTCTTCCTGCTGTTCCTCGGCAGCCTGCTGCTGGCCTACCAGTGGAAGGCCAACAACATCGCCAAACTGCTGGTAGGCGCATTTGTGCTGCTGATCGCCATTCCGGATGTCGGGCGACTGAACGGCAGTTATTTCGACCTGGCGATCCAGATGTGTATCTTCGCGGCGCTGGCACTGGGCCTGAATATCGTGGTGGGGCAGGCGGGTCTGCTCGACCTGGGATACGTGGCCTTCTTCGCGGTGGGCGCCTACGTCTGGGGCATCTTCGGCAGCGGACAGTTCCAGCAGATCGTGCAGTCGAATCTGCCGTACACCCCGATGGGCGTGGGCGACTGGCTGATTCCGCTGATCCTGACACTGCTGGGCGTGGCGGGTTATCTGTGGATGAAGTCGATCGACAGAGCGCACCCCGGCGCGAAGAAGCCTCAGGGCGCTCAGCGGGCCGCCCGCTCCCTCAGCATCCTGCTGATCGTGATCGGAGTGGCGGGCGTGCTGACACTGATCGCCACGCTGATCAATGCCGCCGTTTCGAGCTACTACGGCGCTCACGCACCCTCGCTGACCGCGCTGGCCACCGGCATCAACCCCAACTTCTTCTGGCTCTTCATCTTCATCGCTGTCGCTACCGCCGCCATCTCGGGCGTGCTGATCGGTCTGCCGGTGCTGAAGCTCAAGGGCGATTACCTCGCCATCGTGACCCTGGGCCTGGGCGAAGTGATCCGGGTGTTCGCCAACAACCTGACGAAGTACACCAACGGGCCGCAGGGCATCACCAGCATCACCACCGCCCCGGTGTCGTGGGTGGACAAGATCGCCGTCGCGCTGAAGTTCCCGCCCGAGCAGTTCAAGCTGTTCTTCCTGTACTTCCTGGTGCTGGTCATCATCGCGGTGGTCATCACGGTGAATGTGCGTCTGGGACGCAGCAACATCGGACGCGCCTGGGTCGCCATCCGCGAGGATGAGCTGGCCGCGCAGGCGATGGGTGTGCCGCTGGTCAAGACCAAGATCATGGCCTTCGCGACCGGCGCCAGCTTCGCAGGCGTCATGGGCGTGATCTTCGCCGCCAAACAGCAGTTCATCTCGCCGGAAAGCTTCAGCTACCTCCAGAGTATCGGCGTGCTGACGATGGTGATTCTGGGCGGCATGGGCAACATCGCGGGCGTGATCCTGGGTGCGATCGTCGTGACCTGGATCAATCTCAGCGTTCTGCCCGGCCTGTCGGAAACCATTCAGAGCAGCTTCCCCGGTCTGAACAGCAACCTCGACCCTGCCAAGTACAACCGTCTGCTGTTCGGCGTGATTCTGGTACTGATGATGCTGTTCCGGCCAGAAGGTCTGCTGCCTTCGGCCCGCCAGCAGGCGATGCTGCACGAGAACGACGACACAGACCCCGCCGAAAGCAGTCTGAACGCCGACGGCGCACTGGGCGGTGCCCTGGGAACGGGCGCGACTGGAATGCCGGATGTCGAGTCGCCGGGAATGAGTCCAAGGCTTGAAAACCGGACGACGGGAGAGAAGAAATGA
- a CDS encoding branched-chain amino acid ABC transporter permease, protein MNPYVIFVIALVVAMLICGLLNIVIERLAYRPLRNAPKLVPLISAIGVSFILQDLLRLFEGVQGRFDLAVNVPAAFNANVVTILDNNIQVKDVLLVVVAAVMLFGLNRLVNHSKTGRAIRAVAQDRVTAGLMGIDSNRMIALTFMIGGALGGLGGVLFAMKFPNINAYSGTIPGTKAFSAAVLGGIGSIPGAVLGGLVLGVVENFLGVLSSFALVFPKLAFLAAIKSEYKDVGAFIALIVILIFKPSGLLGRNTTEKV, encoded by the coding sequence ATGAATCCATATGTGATCTTCGTGATCGCGCTCGTTGTCGCCATGCTGATCTGTGGCCTGCTGAATATCGTGATCGAGCGGCTGGCCTACCGTCCGCTGAGAAATGCACCCAAGCTGGTGCCGCTGATCAGCGCCATCGGCGTCTCGTTTATTTTGCAGGACCTGCTGCGACTGTTTGAAGGCGTGCAGGGCCGCTTCGATCTGGCCGTTAACGTGCCAGCCGCCTTCAATGCCAACGTCGTCACGATTCTCGACAACAATATTCAGGTCAAGGATGTGCTGCTGGTTGTGGTCGCCGCCGTGATGCTGTTCGGGCTGAACCGCCTTGTCAATCACAGCAAGACGGGCCGCGCCATCCGCGCCGTGGCTCAGGACCGCGTGACCGCCGGACTGATGGGCATTGACAGCAACCGCATGATCGCGCTGACCTTCATGATCGGTGGCGCACTCGGCGGACTGGGCGGCGTGCTGTTTGCCATGAAGTTCCCGAACATCAATGCCTACAGCGGCACCATTCCCGGCACCAAGGCCTTCAGCGCCGCCGTGCTGGGCGGCATCGGCAGCATTCCCGGCGCAGTGCTGGGCGGGCTGGTGCTGGGCGTGGTCGAGAATTTCCTGGGTGTGCTGAGCAGTTTTGCACTGGTCTTTCCCAAACTCGCCTTCCTGGCCGCGATCAAGTCCGAGTACAAGGACGTGGGCGCGTTCATCGCCCTGATCGTGATCCTGATCTTCAAGCCCTCCGGTCTGCTTGGCCGTAACACCACGGAGAAGGTATGA
- a CDS encoding branched-chain amino acid ABC transporter substrate-binding protein, producing the protein MKKLGMSVLTLGVLALGSAQAVTVIKIASMSPLSGSSSDLGLQIRNATEMVIKESRAAFLAMGYDLQFVAYDDQADPTTGTANARRIAADNSILAMVGTLNSGVVIPSSEVLAPSHVAIVSPANTNPKVTDRGLSNMNRICARDDSQGPAGADFVIETLKAKKVYVLNDKTPYGQGLADAAQKEFQSKGVTVAASEGTEEKSDFSSIITKIKLAKPDAIYFGGLYGQVGPFAKQLREAGVNTPVMGGDGYDSPDLLSLGGAGAKDIYFTTVAPPLESVPAAKVVAVRYKAAYKKDLAGFGIMAYDSAKVVVDGVMSALKANGNKLPSRTQVETAVRNTNLSTGLLTGAIDFNSAGDRKTAKMYIRQVNDKLTFVTAGVVNVKVAKQ; encoded by the coding sequence ATGAAGAAACTCGGTATGTCTGTCCTGACCCTTGGTGTGCTGGCCCTCGGAAGTGCACAAGCCGTCACTGTCATCAAGATCGCCAGCATGTCGCCGCTCTCCGGCAGCAGCAGCGACCTGGGCCTCCAGATCCGCAACGCCACCGAGATGGTCATCAAAGAGAGCCGCGCGGCCTTCCTGGCGATGGGCTACGACCTCCAGTTCGTCGCCTACGACGACCAGGCCGACCCCACCACCGGCACCGCCAACGCCCGCCGCATCGCCGCTGACAACAGCATCCTGGCGATGGTCGGCACCCTGAACAGCGGTGTGGTCATTCCCAGCAGCGAAGTGCTGGCCCCCAGCCACGTCGCCATCGTGTCGCCCGCCAACACCAACCCCAAGGTGACGGACCGTGGCCTGAGCAACATGAACCGCATCTGCGCCCGCGACGACTCGCAGGGTCCTGCCGGTGCCGACTTCGTGATCGAGACCCTGAAGGCCAAGAAGGTCTACGTCCTGAACGACAAGACCCCGTACGGTCAGGGCCTCGCCGACGCCGCCCAGAAGGAGTTCCAGTCCAAGGGCGTCACCGTCGCCGCTTCGGAAGGCACCGAGGAGAAGAGCGACTTCTCCAGCATCATCACCAAGATCAAGCTCGCCAAGCCCGACGCCATCTACTTCGGTGGTCTGTACGGTCAGGTCGGCCCCTTCGCCAAGCAGCTGCGTGAAGCGGGCGTGAACACCCCGGTCATGGGCGGCGACGGCTACGACAGCCCCGACCTGCTGAGCCTCGGCGGAGCCGGAGCCAAGGACATCTACTTCACCACCGTCGCGCCGCCCCTGGAGTCGGTGCCCGCCGCCAAGGTGGTCGCCGTGCGGTACAAGGCTGCCTACAAGAAGGACCTCGCGGGCTTCGGCATCATGGCCTACGACAGCGCCAAGGTCGTCGTGGACGGCGTGATGAGCGCCCTGAAGGCCAACGGCAACAAGCTGCCCAGCCGCACCCAGGTTGAGACCGCCGTTCGCAACACCAACCTGAGCACCGGCCTGCTGACCGGCGCCATCGACTTCAACAGCGCTGGCGACCGCAAGACGGCCAAGATGTACATCCGTCAGGTCAACGACAAGCTGACCTTCGTGACGGCAGGCGTCGTCAACGTGAAGGTTGCCAAGCAGTAA
- the glnA gene encoding type I glutamate--ammonia ligase gives MTRKSAPSRASTDIQAASPADVLHSESIESILQRLQSENVKFLRLQFCDILGTIKNIEVTQSQFAKALRGEVMFDGSAVEGFTRIEESDMLLRPDLSTFLVFPQFSREEGERGKVARLICDIYLPGGTPFEGDPRRVLRRQIERAAAMGLTLYCGPEPEFFLFERSESGGGTTRTNDHAGYFDLAPIDRGERIRREITNKLIEMNFEIEGAHHEVAPGQHEIDFRYAPALQTADAVSTFKFAVKRVALEYGLLASFLPKPVAGISGSGMHCHLSLFKDGSNAFADPNGEYGLSDLALHFIAGLLEHASGMVAVTNPLVNSYKRLVPGFEAPVNVAWSTSNRSALVRIPAKRGNSTRAEFRMPDPSCNPYLALALMLAAGLDGIQAKLEPPPAIQRNIFKMTVREKRHHKIRELPTNLSEAVDALERDEVMAAALGEHVLGHYSEAKRQEWAAYSATVHAWELERYLDLV, from the coding sequence ATGACCAGAAAATCCGCTCCCAGCCGAGCGTCCACCGATATCCAGGCCGCTTCCCCGGCAGACGTTCTCCATTCGGAGAGCATCGAAAGCATCCTCCAGCGGCTCCAGAGCGAGAACGTCAAGTTCCTGCGGCTTCAGTTCTGCGACATCCTGGGGACCATCAAAAACATCGAGGTCACGCAGAGCCAGTTCGCCAAGGCGCTGCGCGGCGAGGTGATGTTCGATGGCAGCGCTGTCGAGGGCTTCACGCGGATCGAGGAATCCGACATGCTGCTGCGACCCGACCTCAGCACCTTCCTGGTGTTTCCACAGTTTTCCCGCGAGGAAGGTGAGCGCGGCAAGGTGGCTCGCCTGATCTGCGACATCTATCTGCCCGGCGGCACTCCCTTCGAGGGCGATCCGCGCCGGGTGCTGCGCCGTCAGATCGAACGTGCAGCGGCGATGGGCCTGACGCTCTACTGTGGCCCCGAGCCGGAATTTTTCCTGTTCGAGCGCAGTGAGAGCGGCGGCGGCACCACCCGCACCAACGACCACGCCGGATACTTCGACCTCGCGCCCATCGACCGGGGCGAGCGCATCCGCCGCGAGATCACCAACAAGCTGATCGAGATGAATTTCGAGATCGAGGGCGCACACCACGAGGTCGCGCCCGGACAGCACGAGATCGACTTTCGCTACGCACCCGCCCTCCAGACCGCCGACGCCGTTTCGACCTTCAAATTTGCGGTCAAACGGGTCGCCCTGGAATACGGTCTCCTCGCCAGCTTTCTGCCCAAACCCGTCGCGGGAATCAGCGGCAGCGGTATGCACTGCCACCTGAGCCTCTTCAAAGACGGCAGCAACGCCTTTGCCGACCCGAACGGCGAATACGGTCTGTCCGATCTGGCGCTGCACTTCATTGCCGGACTGCTGGAGCACGCGTCGGGGATGGTCGCCGTCACCAATCCGCTGGTCAACAGCTATAAACGGCTGGTGCCCGGCTTCGAGGCTCCGGTCAACGTAGCCTGGAGCACCAGCAACCGTTCGGCCCTGGTCCGCATTCCGGCCAAGCGGGGCAATTCCACCCGCGCCGAATTCCGCATGCCCGATCCGAGCTGCAATCCGTATCTGGCCCTGGCACTGATGCTGGCGGCAGGGCTGGACGGCATTCAGGCAAAACTGGAGCCACCCCCGGCCATCCAGCGCAACATTTTCAAGATGACCGTGCGTGAGAAACGCCATCACAAGATCAGAGAGCTGCCGACCAATCTGTCGGAAGCGGTAGACGCCCTGGAACGCGATGAAGTGATGGCGGCGGCACTGGGCGAACACGTGCTGGGGCATTACAGCGAGGCCAAGCGGCAGGAATGGGCTGCCTACAGCGCCACCGTTCATGCCTGGGAACTCGAACGCTATCTCGATCTGGTCTGA
- a CDS encoding glutamine synthetase III yields the protein MNQEFNTLKAAKTWHLDSFTEYAPSDVIGQVFAQDVLTLEELRQRLSRPVFKSLQGTLERGQTLDPAIADTVALAMKTWAMEKGATHYTHWFQPLTGSTAEKHDSFLTPTSDGSAIATFSGKELIQAEPDASSFPSGGLRATFEARGYTAWDPSSPAFIMRHSNGATLCIPTAFASWTGEALDLKTPLLRSIEALNIAVMPALKLMGADASRVSSSLGAEQEYFLIAEEYYYARPDLVMTGRTLFGAPPPRGQELEDHYFGAIPDRVLSFMADAETQMYALGIPVKTRHNEVAPGQFEIAPIYENSNVAADHQQLIMQILRNTARKYGLVALLHEKPFAGVNGSGKHCNWSMGTDTGMNLLEPGDTPHENMQFMFFCAAVIKAVDDHQDLLRVSVASAQNDHRLGANEAPPAIISIFLGDELTDILDRLASGQGGRGASAGVMGLGSSVLPHLPRHAGDRNRTSPFAFTGNKFEFRAAGSSQSISLPITVLNIIVADAVEQMTAQLRERLNGSRSKRSLDEAIAGLVKDVYAQHQRIIFNGDGYSDAWHQEAEQRGLLNLRTTLDAIEIFTSEKNVALFERFNVLSKRELEARQEVMYDIYFKTVNIEGETTEYMAQTLILPAAVSYLAELGEIESGSRAVKGLTQQVSDLADGLYDALADLHTQNAATGGEEVHEKAHHMRDHVLPAMLKVRVAADGLEKVVAGKHWPLPSYRQMLFVK from the coding sequence ATGAACCAGGAATTCAACACGCTGAAGGCCGCCAAGACCTGGCATCTCGACAGCTTCACGGAATACGCCCCCAGCGACGTGATCGGCCAGGTGTTCGCTCAGGACGTGCTGACCCTCGAAGAGCTGCGCCAGCGTCTGAGCCGCCCGGTGTTCAAGAGCCTTCAGGGCACGCTGGAACGCGGTCAGACGCTCGATCCGGCGATTGCCGACACCGTGGCGCTCGCCATGAAGACCTGGGCGATGGAGAAGGGAGCCACGCACTACACCCACTGGTTCCAGCCCCTGACCGGCAGCACCGCCGAGAAGCACGACAGCTTCCTGACGCCCACCAGCGACGGCAGTGCCATTGCCACCTTCAGCGGCAAAGAGCTGATTCAGGCCGAACCCGACGCCAGCAGCTTTCCGTCGGGCGGTCTGCGCGCCACCTTCGAGGCACGCGGATATACGGCCTGGGACCCCTCCAGCCCGGCCTTTATCATGCGGCACAGCAACGGCGCGACGCTGTGTATTCCCACGGCGTTCGCCAGCTGGACGGGCGAGGCGCTCGACCTCAAGACCCCGCTGCTGCGGAGCATCGAGGCGCTGAACATCGCCGTCATGCCCGCCCTGAAGCTGATGGGGGCCGACGCCTCCCGGGTCAGCAGCAGCCTGGGTGCCGAGCAGGAATACTTCCTGATCGCCGAGGAATACTACTATGCCCGCCCCGATCTGGTGATGACCGGACGCACGCTCTTCGGTGCGCCGCCGCCGCGTGGACAGGAACTCGAAGACCACTACTTCGGTGCGATTCCCGACCGGGTGTTGTCGTTCATGGCCGACGCCGAAACCCAGATGTACGCCCTCGGAATCCCGGTCAAGACCCGTCACAACGAGGTTGCGCCCGGTCAGTTCGAGATCGCGCCCATCTATGAAAACAGCAATGTAGCGGCCGACCACCAGCAGCTCATCATGCAGATTCTGCGGAACACGGCCCGCAAATACGGTCTGGTCGCGCTGCTGCACGAAAAGCCCTTTGCGGGCGTGAACGGTTCGGGCAAGCACTGTAACTGGAGCATGGGCACCGACACCGGCATGAACCTGCTGGAGCCGGGCGACACCCCGCACGAGAACATGCAGTTCATGTTCTTCTGCGCGGCTGTCATCAAGGCGGTCGACGATCACCAGGACCTGCTGCGCGTGTCGGTGGCCTCGGCTCAGAACGATCACCGTCTGGGAGCCAACGAAGCGCCGCCCGCCATCATCTCGATCTTCCTGGGCGACGAGCTGACCGATATTCTGGACCGTCTTGCCAGCGGGCAGGGTGGACGCGGGGCCTCGGCAGGCGTGATGGGCCTGGGCAGCAGCGTGCTTCCTCACCTGCCGCGCCACGCCGGAGACCGTAACCGCACCAGCCCCTTCGCCTTCACCGGCAACAAGTTCGAGTTCCGTGCGGCGGGCAGCAGCCAGAGCATCTCGCTGCCCATCACGGTGCTGAACATCATCGTGGCCGACGCGGTCGAGCAGATGACTGCTCAGCTGCGCGAGCGCCTGAACGGCAGCCGCAGCAAGCGCAGCCTGGACGAGGCGATTGCCGGACTCGTCAAGGACGTGTACGCGCAGCACCAGCGCATCATCTTCAACGGCGACGGCTACAGCGACGCGTGGCACCAGGAGGCCGAGCAGCGCGGTCTGCTGAACCTGCGGACCACGCTGGACGCCATCGAGATCTTCACCTCCGAGAAGAACGTGGCACTGTTCGAGCGCTTCAACGTCCTGAGCAAGCGTGAGCTGGAAGCCCGCCAGGAAGTGATGTACGACATCTACTTCAAGACCGTCAATATCGAGGGCGAGACCACCGAGTACATGGCGCAGACCCTGATCCTGCCCGCCGCCGTGAGCTACCTGGCCGAACTGGGCGAGATCGAGAGCGGCAGCCGCGCCGTGAAGGGCCTGACCCAGCAGGTCAGCGATCTGGCTGACGGTCTGTACGACGCCCTGGCCGACCTGCACACCCAGAACGCAGCCACGGGCGGCGAGGAAGTGCACGAGAAGGCCCACCACATGCGCGACCATGTGTTGCCCGCCATGCTGAAGGTTCGCGTGGCCGCCGACGGGCTGGAAAAGGTCGTGGCAGGCAAGCACTGGCCGCTGCCCAGCTACCGCCAGATGCTGTTCGTGAAGTAA